A region from the Paraurantiacibacter namhicola genome encodes:
- a CDS encoding tyrosine recombinase codes for MAGEVDSFLAMLAAERGAAANTIAAYRRDLEQADSLTGGIAGADRAALERLGGKWAQLAPSTLARKSSTLRQFFAFLQDDGLRDDDPSGALPRPAARRPLPKILDHAQVEALFHRAEEDAASGKPPAIRLLCLLELLYGSGLRATELVSLPLSAVPRDAPFLTVTGKGGQQRMVPVSGRAKEALARWLDVRGEGRFLFPSRGDKHLTRVRLFQLLKDLAARAGLDPAKVSPHVLRHAFATHLLEGGADLRVLQTLLGHADIATTQIYTHVDSARLVALVNERHPLARKGQRG; via the coding sequence ATGGCCGGGGAAGTCGATAGCTTCCTCGCCATGCTCGCGGCGGAACGCGGTGCGGCGGCCAATACGATTGCAGCCTATCGCCGGGACCTGGAGCAGGCCGACAGCCTGACCGGCGGAATTGCGGGCGCGGACCGCGCTGCTCTGGAGAGACTGGGCGGGAAATGGGCGCAGCTGGCGCCCAGCACGCTGGCGCGCAAATCCTCTACGCTGCGGCAATTTTTTGCCTTCCTGCAGGACGACGGGCTGCGGGACGACGATCCCTCCGGCGCGCTGCCACGCCCGGCTGCGCGGCGTCCGCTGCCCAAGATCCTCGACCACGCGCAGGTGGAGGCGCTGTTCCACCGCGCCGAGGAAGACGCAGCATCGGGCAAGCCGCCTGCCATCCGCCTGCTGTGCCTGCTTGAGCTGCTATACGGATCGGGCCTGCGCGCGACGGAGCTGGTCTCGCTGCCGCTGTCGGCCGTGCCGCGCGATGCGCCTTTCCTGACCGTGACGGGGAAGGGCGGCCAGCAGCGCATGGTCCCGGTGTCCGGCCGTGCCAAGGAGGCGCTCGCCCGATGGCTGGATGTGCGCGGCGAAGGGCGCTTCCTGTTTCCCTCGCGCGGGGACAAGCACCTGACCCGCGTGCGCCTGTTCCAGCTGCTGAAGGATCTGGCTGCGCGCGCCGGCCTGGATCCGGCCAAGGTCAGCCCGCACGTCCTGCGCCATGCCTTTGCGACTCACCTGCTGGAAGGCGGAGCGGACCTGCGCGTGCTGCAGACCCTGCTCGGCCATGCGGACATCGCGACCACGCAGATTTACACGCATGTCGATTCCGCCCGCCTGGTCGCGCTGGTGAATGAGCGGCACCCGCTTGCGCGCAAGGGCCAGCGGGGTTAG